A genomic segment from Bradyrhizobium sp. CB1015 encodes:
- a CDS encoding IS110 family transposase, with the protein MMAQNDRIVVGIDVAKGKVDACIRPLSQRQTFPSTAEGHRKLVAWLRKHKVAKAVMEASGGYERDWARVLRQAGIEVRIVDPKRVRSFARSAGRLAKNDTIDAEMIAWFAETFDEVLDQIHDAARDELAALVKARKALIDLRTRLQSQNEHAVPGAVQKAHARVLKGLDIETAKIEDAITATIKATPAFAKRAEIIESVPGLGDVASAVLLAGLPELGTVREEVAAALLGAAPYDDDSGKRRGERHIKGGRRWVRNALYMPCIGAATQSNPVLKAYYERLIAKGKLKKVAVIACMRKLIVILNTMIARGEKWDPPATRCGELIERASMRPVPDRAHAKPTDRRADGVKAVSRRRRGCVFAPALRPADRRSTSAQLLPGERCTIAPVALRVTRKP; encoded by the coding sequence ATGATGGCACAAAACGATCGCATTGTCGTCGGTATCGATGTGGCCAAGGGCAAGGTGGATGCATGCATCCGCCCGTTGTCGCAACGGCAAACGTTCCCGAGCACCGCAGAGGGGCACCGCAAACTGGTGGCCTGGCTGCGCAAGCACAAAGTAGCCAAGGCGGTAATGGAGGCATCCGGCGGCTATGAGCGGGACTGGGCCAGGGTGCTGCGTCAGGCTGGCATCGAGGTGCGGATTGTCGATCCCAAGCGCGTGCGCAGCTTCGCCCGATCGGCCGGACGGCTCGCCAAGAACGATACGATCGACGCGGAGATGATCGCCTGGTTCGCCGAGACGTTCGACGAAGTATTGGACCAGATCCACGATGCCGCACGCGACGAGCTGGCGGCACTGGTCAAAGCGCGCAAAGCCCTGATTGATCTGAGGACCCGCCTGCAAAGCCAGAACGAACATGCGGTGCCGGGAGCGGTTCAGAAAGCCCACGCTCGCGTCTTGAAGGGCCTCGACATCGAGACGGCCAAGATCGAGGACGCCATCACCGCCACGATCAAGGCCACACCGGCATTTGCCAAACGCGCCGAGATCATCGAGAGCGTGCCGGGTCTCGGCGATGTGGCCTCTGCGGTCCTCCTTGCGGGCCTCCCAGAGCTCGGGACGGTGCGCGAGGAGGTCGCTGCCGCGTTGTTGGGAGCCGCTCCTTATGACGACGACAGCGGCAAACGGCGTGGTGAGCGCCACATCAAGGGCGGTCGGCGCTGGGTCCGCAACGCCCTCTACATGCCCTGTATCGGCGCAGCCACCCAGAGCAACCCGGTGCTCAAGGCCTACTATGAACGGCTGATCGCCAAGGGAAAGCTGAAGAAGGTTGCAGTGATTGCCTGCATGCGCAAGCTGATCGTCATTCTCAACACGATGATTGCACGCGGCGAGAAATGGGATCCCCCCGCTACGCGTTGCGGTGAACTGATCGAGCGCGCCTCCATGCGCCCGGTCCCGGACCGAGCGCATGCCAAGCCGACAGACCGGCGAGCGGACGGGGTCAAGGCCGTCAGCCGCCGAAGGCGGGGGTGCGTCTTCGCGCCAGCCTTGAGGCCGGCCGATCGGCGGTCTACTTCAGCACAGTTGCTCCCCGGGGAGCGATGCACTATTGCCCCCGTCGCCTTGCGAGTGACCCGCAAGCCTTGA